CCTTGTCGAAATCCTCGCCGCGCTTGATCACCATCAGCCGGCGATGCATCAGCACCGCGTTGTTGGTATCCAGCATGTCGTTCAACAGCCGCATCTTCACCATGTTGACGTCCACCACCTTCTCGAACTGGGCGGACTTCAGGTGATTCCCGTACAGCACGAGGCCAACGATGGCCACGATGAACAGCAGCAGCAGACCAAACCCGGCACCCAGCCGGGATCCCACTCGGAGGTTGCGTAAGGCGAGCATCTCAATTCCCTTGATCATGGCCGTACGATCGGTGGCGGCGCGACCGGGAGAATCTTTAAGAGCTTTTCCGCATATACCTTCGTGAATATCTTCAACTGCGAGGAAAATCGTGAAAAATGTATCTTAACCCGCATTCATATTCGAAACGATTATCTTTGATTTTCCACACCAGGAATCCTTTCATGCCCCTTACCCTGCAGATTGAAGGCAGTGCGATCCACGACATCGGCAGCCTCCATGCCGAACTCAACCGCGTGTTCATGGCAAGCGAGGACTGGCAGCTCGGGCCGAACCTGGATGCGCTGGACGACCTGTTGCATGGCGGTTATGGCGCGTTGGCTGGCCACGATCAGGTCACCCTCGTCTGGCGCGACATCGCACATAGCCGCGCGGCTCTGGGCGTCGATGCCACCCGCCGCTGGCTGCAGGCAAAACTCGACGGGCCGGGTCACTTCAACGCGCAGGCCATCACCCACCAGCTGCAGGCCCTGCAACGGGGCGATGGCCAGACCTACTTCGAGATCGTCATGGAGATATTCGCCAGCCACCGGCAGATCACGCTCATCCTGGCCTGATTGCGTGCCCCGCACGTACTTTGCTCATCATCGGCAGCGGCGTCCCCCAGCCCCAGCAGTTACCATGGACGGCCCTGTACCTGCTCCGCCGTCGCCGCCCTCCGGCGCGACCGGATGCCCTGATCCACGAGTGCCATGTCCAAAGACAAGTCCGCCGAACACACCCCGCTGATGAAGCATCAGGGGCGTATGTATTCCATCTATATGTTTTTT
This genomic window from Stenotrophomonas maltophilia contains:
- a CDS encoding barstar family protein, producing MPLTLQIEGSAIHDIGSLHAELNRVFMASEDWQLGPNLDALDDLLHGGYGALAGHDQVTLVWRDIAHSRAALGVDATRRWLQAKLDGPGHFNAQAITHQLQALQRGDGQTYFEIVMEIFASHRQITLILA